Part of the Arvicanthis niloticus isolate mArvNil1 chromosome 2, mArvNil1.pat.X, whole genome shotgun sequence genome, GTTCTTGACTGTGTGATAGTCGGGTTTGTTACAGTGTTAGTATGATTTATTGACACTTTCTTACTTAATCAAATGTAACACCGTTTTGAAGATGTTTACATAAAGACACAGATGCTTTTCATGGTCTGCAAAGAAGCCAAAGTGGCATTTGGAGAAGTCATTTTCAGTTCCTGGTTCCCAGATTTCTCATTGATAAAAAATTAGGAACTCAGGTTATTTCATGTCTCAAGTATCTCTCTCTGAAGACATTTTAAGAATATCCATCAAATTCTTGGGGAGGGAGatttctttgtgggttttttggttgCCAAAGAAATGTCACTCATAAACcttcaaagtgtttttttttttttaagaatgatgACATCAGTGTGGGGCTCAGCATGAAGCCAGGCTTCTGTCCTCAGGCTGTCAGTGGTTTGTGCTCATGTAGACTGTTACTCTTCCCCAGAGCATGGCTTTTCCACTTGACTGAGCAGCTGTGACCACTTGTTTGTCATACCGTTTctgaaaggatgtttctttgtcttttatgcaTACTTTCTATATACCCCTTTCTAGGTAGAGTTGTCCATGGAGGACATTGAAACCATCTTGAACACACTCATTTATGATGGCAAAGTGGAGATGACTATCATCGCTGCGAAGGAAGGCACTGTTGGCAGCGTAGATGGACATATGAAACTGTACAGGGCAGTCAACCCAATCCTCCCACCTACAGGCTTGGTCCGGGCACCCTGTGGACTCTGTCCCGTAAGTGAAAGCTGCTTCACTGTCGTATTTCTCACTATTAAATGCAGATGCCATAAAGAAACAACAGGCACAGCAGGCTTCCCACCTGTAAGTGTCACATGAGCTATTCAATCCCTCTCCCCAGACCCTTGATGGAGTCAGATTGTTAATAAATAAGACTTACATTCTTTCTTGGAACACTCAGGCAAGggacatgcccttctgttcttgggCCTGAAATGGATACATTTTCACTGAGAGCAACCATTCTTCTCTGTAGGGAAGGAAATGAGATTTGTTGAAAACCCACTATGAACCAAGCATATTCTAATCTCCTGTGTCTTTGGAGCTAGTGGTgttctttctttcccccaaagAGTGAGGGAACTTAGGGGTAGGTGTAGCTCAGTAGCAGCGCATGCTCAGTGTACACAGGTCCTCTCTTCTCCAGATTTGATCCTCCAGTGCCCTCcctcaagagaaagaagaaagttaaaTTTAAGCAGAAAATACCACTTAGAATAAGTATATTGTTTTTTTCCCAGTATGCCTTAGCACTTTTGCTCATTCATTCCTGAAGCTATGGGGAGCAAAAGGCACTTCCTATCCTGTGGCATTTATACTTGTGGGCTCGCTACTCTGCCATACCCCTAAGCTCTCTGTGACTCAGTTTAAACTCCTAGACAGAAGCCAACATCCTGGGAATTCTGCTTAGCACCCTTTGAGGATAGTTAAACACAGAATATTTTCAACTTAGTAAAAATTAAGTTGTCCATAAATAAGGGCTCACTTCCTTCATTCCTGTGCACCTGCTGATAACCTTTTACCCAGGTAAAAGGGCAGGTGAATGGGTTCATCTTTATGCTATGTTAATATGCTTCCAAGCCAGGCAGGGCTGTGCAcaccttagtcccagcacttgggaggcagaggcagagaggcagagaggcagagagaggagaggcagagagaggagaggcagagaggcaggcagagaggcaggcagagaggcagagagaggcagagaggcagaggcagagaggcagaggcagaggcagagagaggcagaggcagagagaggcagaggcagaggcagaggcagagaggcagagagagagaggcagagagagaggcagagagagaggcagagagagaggcagagagagaggcagagagagagagagaggcagagaggcagagagagaggcagagaggcagagagaggcagaggcagagaggcagagagagaggcagagagagagagagaggcagagagagagagagagagagaggcagagagagagaggcagagagagagagagaggcagagaggcagagagagaggcagagaggcagagagagaggcagagaggcagagaggcagaggcagagaggcagagaggcagagagaggcagaggcagaggcagaggcagagggagtttgatctctgagtttgaagcctgcctattctacatagtgaattccatgacagccaggattacatagtgagaccctgtcttaaaaaacaaaaaccaaaagaaccaaacaaaccaaaaatataaaagcttATAGTTAACCATGACCACAAAGTAGGCACTGTTACAGTATGCTCTTGAATATAGAATAGTCCTTATCTGTTTCAaagagtattttctttctttttcttttaatgctgCTTTAAATCAGTGGGGTTTTGATATTTCAAAACTTGAATTTGAATATaaactttttatgttttcttttcttaaggtTTTTGATGACTGCCATGAAGGCGGTGAGATTTCACCATCTAATTGTATTTACATGACAGAGTGGCTCGAATTTTAATAGAGAGCTGTGAACTTTATTTACATTTGGCAAACTGAACTTCTTGGAGAGCAAATAATTCATGATGGAGTGTCAAATTTCTTTGAAAGTATACTTCACAATATTGGATATTGACTTACTgctatgaaaacatttatttatgaagACGGAACACAAAGCAGGTTAAgtttaataaagtaaaataccTTGACGGTCTGGAAGACAAGGAAATGGAGCCAGCAAACCTATGTTGACCAAATACTGAGATAAAGGCTGGAGTGAGAAGATGTTCCCTTGAGTTACTTCATTGAAAACTCCTTGGGTTTATTACCTccatttctgtttggtttttcttgggttttgttgaGAAGAAATTACAAGTGGTACAGGCAGGAACAGCTGATGATGGGAATGTGTGCCATCTTAGGGCCTGGGTGGTAGTGTGGGCATTCTTTTTCCATGCTATCTGTTCCTCTTCACCCCAGTAGGACTCTTTCAGAGGAATGTGTCTCCATACTGACCTCACTCCCAAATGCTGTTGTCCAGGACATATTTTCACATCACTGATATTCCATACTAAAGGAAATAATCTCACTGTTCCTGTCTTACTAAGGCTGTAACTTTCTCTGTATGCTTTATGCTTTAATTGCAttatttcctggattttttttccagattcttATTCCATTCCTGTAGTGTGATTTTCTCTACCACTAGCACCACATTCAGATTTTATAGTCTAATCCCTATATGGAATGTGGTAAATGAGGTGTCACTTTGGAAGGTGACACTATGAGTGTAGAATCCTCATGAATTGGAATTAGGGCCTATATAGAAGAAGAGATCCAAAGTGTTCTATTACCCTACTGTCATGCAAGAACACGGGAAAAGAATAAGGAAGCGAGCCTTCATCAGACCAAGTAATCTACTAGCACCTGTCCCAGCATTTAGAATCATAAGTCATTTTCTTGATAAACCATCAGTCTACAGTGTTCTGTCAAAGCAGATAGACTAGATAGTATCTAATcttttaactaaaattaaaacttaaaactagATAGGTGTGGTGATGCATTCTTTGAGTCccggcacttggaaggcagaggtagacagatcttggtgagtccaaggtcagcctcgtctacacagtgaattccaggacatccagggctatatagggagagaccctgtctcacatataaaattaaaaaatagaacattGCCCTTCATTCACTCTCTGAGGAGTGGGAACCAATCCTCAGCTGGTCCCCTTTTCTCTTATTCTTCAAAAAACCAAGTGTGTGACAAGTCTAAGCAGACAGCTATCACTGTGTCCTTGGTCAGTCCCAGCTGCTCAGCACTGGAAAACATTAGTTGGTGTGCTGTTATACAGAAGATAGCCATATATGAAAGATCTCAGCAGTTGgagtgcctttttaaaaaaacaaaacaaacaatccaaaaaacagggcttctctatgtagctctggctgtcctggaactctgtagaccaagctggcctggaactcggagatctgtctgcctctacctccctacagctgggattgaagacatgtGCCACTGCCACTGGGCAATTTGTCTCTATTGTACTCTCctacatatttaattttctagTAAGAGATAGAAAATTTGATAGGTCAGGCAGATCAAGTTAGAGTGGACATTGGTACCATGCCACCCTCCGGTGGAGGAAAAACCTGTGTTTTATATACAACCTAGCACTTAAAAAGAGCTGGTGGCGTTAAATGCTTACTCTGTAGAGCTGGCCATAGAATTCATCTGATAACAATGAGCTAGTGAGTTTGAGTTTACTAGTCTTATATATCTCAGGGTAACTAATGATGCTGTTCACTTAGAGCGCTGGCAAAAGATGGTAGagtgcaaaccccttcagttggTTCATGCTTTTGGCTTACATAAAAAAActtagtaaaaacaaataaaccacaacaacaaaacccttatACACAACATTAGCTTAGTATAGTGGAGAaggccttaaatcccagcacctggaaggcagaggcagacagaactcttgagttagaggccagcctggtccacacagctagttctaggacagccagggctgtcaaGGGTTTCTCAAGATAAACCCTATCTTGAGAAAccaaataacaataaaagagaaagaatcaaGCTATTTTCTAAATATGCTCTgcactgtctttttgttttgttggagatAAGAGCACTccacactggcctggaattcactttatGGTCTAGGTTGGCATTGAATTTGTCCTGCTttggcttcccaagtgctgggattacaggcatgcatttagcagccatgcctggctttgcaTTGTCTTGATAATTAGATACTGAGTTTTAAAACCAGCACTCAGTGGCTAGAAATGTCCCTTACCAGAATAAAGaccttaaatattttttcttagcaTTATCTTTTACTCTGAATATTTTGCCTTGTAATGTATTTTTTACTCAGAGTATTAACTGAAAGGGATAGGTAAGTTTGAAAATGTAgcaactagggctggagagatgggtcagccgttaaaggctaggctcacaaccaaaaatataagaaaatgtagCAACTGTTCTGTAAATAAAGTGAATTCTATAGAAATAACCTATCAAAAGAAATTGTGAACCTCTAAAATCATAATGTCACAAAATCAAGCTGCAGAGGCAGTCCATATTCATACTTGCCCACTTATAACTAGGCATTTTGTTCACCGGAGCGCACATACTCTCTGTTGAGGACCTTGTTTAAAAGTGATCATAAAAAAAGGAGACACCATGAGATGATTTAGTGGTTTTTAATGAATGTGGACTCTCACATAAAACTTTCAATTTGGCAATAAATAAGTTTTATATAAGGGTTTTGGTGGTGATCAATTAAGCAAAGTAGTCAGACAATTCAattctgtgatggacagagtgATAGAATAATATTCCTGGTATGAGGCCTCTGGCCCAACCATTAGCCCAACAGTGAAGGGGAGAAAAAGTTTCAGATTTACTATATAGTAGGTGAGAGATGAATACAAAATATGTGCTCCATAGCAGTGTGGTCCAGTAAGACAGAATCTTGAACTCAGTCCTACCTATACCTTGTTCTGGGTTTATAGTTATGCATCACAATATCTGGACAAATAGCATTTTGTACTGTGATGGAAAGTCTATACTTGGTGTTTAGTCTAGTAACCTTCAGCCAGATGGCTGGCCAGCTCTTTACACAAATGATTAAGAACTAAGTTTTTATTTAGTTGCCTGTGCATACTGTTTATATTAAACAGCACAGCTCACCAGAGAGCTCTCTTGCATATTCCCCGCCCCGGGAATTACTGAGTCTCACTGAAATGTGTCAGTTtataattaagatttttaaagttaggaaaaaaattcaaaattcaaaaaagtaaatgtttttattctctctccccaccccaccccgtatGTATAACCAAACCTATAATCCAATTTGAGTCTACTTGATTTTGAGATTAGTATTTACTCTGCTTTTTTGGattcttaaaaaattaacatataaatgtttgcagtttgttttctgcttcaagataaaaatatattcatttgatATACAACTTTCTGGTATTATTCATTCCCATGTGAACACTTACAGTAGACCTATATATATGATTGTCTTCCTATCCTCCAAAGATACCTATTGTTAAAAGTTAAAGTCGTTACTGACTTTAGAAATCCCCAAATCATCTTAAGCTAACACAACACCTTTGTACCTCTTCTAAGGTAAAAGTGTGGAGAATCACAGTTCTGCATCAGTCCTGTATCATCAGGTGTAAGTGCACTAGAGATCTTTGGCACCACAACATTCAGAAGATACtgggaaataaacattttattttactatggTCAAAGTACTTTATAAACCAGCAAAAATGTAATTCTGAAACAATTTTATAcatcaaatatatacaatataaaaatagttttaaaaagtggTTATTTTTGAGTGAGTGTAAGAAAAATTGGCAGTTTGCATGCTCTGTACGAGAACTCTATAAAATTCATTGCATTGTggaaaaggttttttgtttttgttttttttttttaaataaatatttatttattttatatatgtgagtacactgtctcttcagacacaccagaagagggcattggaacccattacagatagttgtgagccgccatgtggtttctgggaattgaactccagactTCTGGAAAAAGTCactgctcttaattgctgagccatctctcgagccccAGAAAAGTTCTTTTGAAGATACTTAAAACTTAATAACAAAGTACAGATTGTTCCCATGTTTTCCACCCTTTAGTATTATGTTCATTTTGGTTATCTTAGGCTTTTCTTCAACTTCAGAGAGAATCTAAAAATGTTTACAACCAACCTGGTCGTTGTCTTATAGCATTTGCAAATCTTTTAATTACAGTGCTGTTGTCAGCTACCATAATTCATGTAGGgattgcatatacatacatatacctttCCCCAGTTTAAAAAAGGACATGAGTACTTGTCATGTTTCTATATTGCAGCACTCCCCACAACCTAATCCAGTCCAATACAGTTAACATCCAGGTGACAGGCTATGCAGGTATCTGTCCCCTGCAGCTCCCTTACTCAGCATCCATCTATGTTAGTCTCTCTCAATTTGTCAGAAGGACCTGGGGATGTGAGGTCAGGAATTTCAGTGATGAAGACCCAAGTTTACTCTCTTGAGCAAATGAGAAAGAGCAGCTAGAGCTTTGAGTTCTAAGATAACATTCTGGGTCTTGAATCATGCTTTCcccaggaagagaaaaaagttgTATCAAAAAGGAATAATCCCTCATATAATTTGAATGAAAAcctgtcttttgttttgagacagggttttacttcATTAGGCCtagacaggcctcaaactcaagatccaccttcttcccctttctaagtaCTGGGTCTCAGAAGTGGATCACATCTTGCTAAACCTATTGAATTATAATTTGGAATGAGACTCAGGAGACCTGGGTTGTCGTCTtgctctttgttttctgagacagggtcaaGCTAGCCTTCTCCTCTTGATTCCCTGCTTTCTCTGAAGGGCTGTGATTACAGGGATACACCACCATGTCTATGTCAAGTTCTGGATTCTTCTGACTTAACTCTCTTTGCATCAACAGGACAGCTAAACAAACTCTGTGTCCCTTATCAAACAGGAAGCATACTGCTGGAGTTAGTAGCTTTTCAGGAAGATTTAAATTCTTAGTGTGAGTGTTCATGGGTTTGTTGTTCAGGCACTTTTGTAACCTAACTGTACATTTCATGTCTAGTGCTGTGTGAGAATAGTTGCTATTATTATTCTTCCCCATCCTGGCATGTTACAGAGCAGGAGTCATCCTGACTATTCTGGTATTTTCAGCATAGACTTCACCACACTAATCAGTTCATGGAACTCTGTGTTCTGAAAGTGACCACGGTCAGTGAATTTATACAGTTTGGCATCCAGCCTATCTGCCACTTCTTGTTGTTCCTTCCAGGGAAGGAAGGGGTCATCAGTAGAGCCAAACTGTACAATGTGAGGGCAGTTGGCCTTGATCTTCTCCCACTGCCAGGGGCGGCTGAAGTACCCTGTAGAAGGGAAAAGCCTATCAGTGTGCATGACTTGTCAGCCTTGACATCGGAAAATATCACAGAGAGATGCAAAGGACCAGAGACCCGAGTTCAGAGAAGTGCTTTGGTTTTTGTCTCTGTAGGGCTTGATACCATACTGACTTAACAAAGTAAAAGGCTAAAGTAAAGCCAGGTCCTGGGACTCATTCTAGACTTAAGGTTGGAAGGATCTACCTCATATCTAAAGGTAAGTAAAAAATCTCTCATTTGCTATTTACATTTTTAGGGTTGAGAGAGAATAATTATTTTGTATCTTGAACAGTCTGTGCTGTGTTTAGGGAGGGACTTCTCTAGAGGTTCTTCCTAAAGACTTACCACTTGCACGCTCATTTTCATCTCCCAAGTCTGATGTGTATGCAGACACCAATACGAGAGCATATACCTGATGTGTCTCTGCATACCTGGAATGAGAAAGATAGTGTCAATCATACATGGAATtattaaatctgaaaaaaaaaaaacagtaacccACCTGATGTAAGTTCACAGAAAGGTAGTTAGTGTATGCTACTGAGATTAACACAGAAAAACATTAAGAGAATTTCACAATCACTATCTCTGACGTGCATTTATCCACCTTTATATGTGTCAGCATTACTTGGGTGGTCAACATGCTGATTCTGGGCTCAGCCCCAGAGCATGTAATTGAGAGAAATGGGACTAAGGCCCAGGATCCTGCATTTTACAGCATGCAATCTCTAATTCATTTGATTAATGCAAGTAATCTGTGAACTGTAATTTAAGAAATGCCAGAAAAATACTTGTACTGTGCTTGCATATGCATTCTCATCGGTGCTGTAGTCCGTTTGGCCCCACTCCCAGACAAACTATCATTGCCCCTTAAGGGCAGGAAGAGCGTTTAGAACAGCACCCTACACACAGACCACCAGCTCACTATCTGCAGATGTCCTTGCTCAGCCAAGAGTAGGCTGAGGAACGATGTGAGACCTTTGAAGAAGCTTTTGTGCTATGAAATGTTTAGGACTTGATAAAACTTTTCTGCTGGGGACCGCATACCATGACCGGGGACTGCTTGCAGcaggctgggatggagacattTCAGTAGCCTgtggcagctctttgtaaaaagcAGTTGTTCCCCATTTCTCTTAACCTCAGCCCTGCACAATGGCTGTAGAGATCTCATTTGTGGTGACTGCTTTTCAGTTGGCCTCGGTGTGCacaattattctattatatctgattTTCCTATTTCTCCTTCTGccctggtgaattctgtgaaactagatgttccttgatatAAGGATTCTTAAACAGTTAAAACCCGAGGCCTAGTagtaactgcacaatggtagttccagattaatgcttgacttacaaagaaagtttgaagaaatgattagaaaatgaaatagtaaGGAACTATTGAAGTTACGAAGTAAGTTTTATACATTTGAGTGGTTCCTGGATAAGcaagtatagaatacataaaattatatacgagtaaaattaagtcaaaacactggcactcctaggagagtcattgtgtgcaatgtaAAGAAGCAGGAAGCTAGcggaactactgagttaagggttaagTTGATTCTTTCTAGCCACTGCCCAGCAGTTTTGCCCATGCCATTAGCTTTACAGGAAAGTGCAAGTAGTTGACCTCGGAGTTCTGatctctgaagtataataagtcaaaagttaaagtttaaacaATGATAagtttgtaattattattttggCAACAGGCCTGGAAATAggggaagcttgaaactttggggaataATTggaattcttaattctttgtgggatgtggttattcttttgaatttgactTGGCAATGattataaatgtctttttttcctaCCTGCTTTtggaataacaataaaaaaagactggggcaagagaaTGGCGAGAGAGTGAGTGGATAGTGAGTGGGGTGTGCATGAGGTATGCTTGATGTAAGTGAGTGGAGAGTGGGTGGAGAGAATGTGAGAGTGTGAgtagaagagtgtgtgtgtgtgagagagagagagagagaaagagagagagagagtgtgtgtgtgtgaagagtgagttaagagagaatgagaggtaTGTGTGGAGTGAGTAGAGAGAGCATGGGGAGAATGtatggagtgtgtgtgagtgaaaggaaagtgcatgtggtgtgtgtgaggtgtgtgtgaagagtgtgaGTGAGAGTGAAAGGGGAATGCAGAGGTGTGTAAGAGTGGGAGTTTGAGAAAAGAAAAGCGCACAGGAAAAAAAGCAGATTGCACAAGAGAATATAGTGTGTGTAGCCTCAAGctacaagaaagagagagagagaaagagagagagagagagagagagagagagagagagagagagagagatgtcaagCACAATACCTTGAAAAATGCCTGTCAGTTTTACCTGAAAAGTTGTCTGTGTCTATTTATTATgcgccttccagatatccctgcttccagctGAGAACTCCAATCCTGTGTCGAGGCTGGACCCCAACACCTTTCCCCACAGCTGGTTACTCAGAAATAGCAAACCCACAGAAGATATGAAAAGCACCCAGATTCATTGTGGTAAAGGCTACCACACTTTACACTTAGTGTGTATCTCCCATGAATAACCTTAGTGGCATTATCACACCCAATACATTTAGCGCTGCCTCTATTCTCATACAGGAGTTTAGGTCAGTTCCCTAAACTGAACTAGTTTTATCACAATAAGACTGAGATTAAACATTTTCCCCAAGATAGTCTTGCGGTCACTTTGGGGACACATGAACTATCAGTGATACTAAGTTTGATTGCTTGTTAAGGTGTTTCTAGCACTTTCTATTGAAAAGGCTCAACTCAATATCCCTTAATAATAAGTCAGTTAGCTGGCCCCCAtcaatttcctctttcttcatacCCTTACACTGACAGTTcaggtcttttcttttctttctttctttttttttttttcctctcttaacTTTAGGAGTCCATTCTTAGAAGGTTGTTGACAGTCCTAATGAATTCAGAAGACTTACACAAAAATATTACAGCTTCACCAATAGCTGGTAAACAAGgaagaaatggacagatcatgttTCCACTTTTGAGGTCAGCATCGTTCCCCCTGCACACTTGTAAACATCCCTTTTGCTATTACTGCACCATTATTTTCTGGATCTGTACTCAAACATATTATCCCCATTTCCTTGACCTGTGTAGCTACAAGGTTATAAAATCTGGCAAGATTCCATGACATACAATTCATATGGTATCTTGAGTGAGTGCTCGGAACAGCCTTTGTTACCAGGGTAGGAACTATGGAAAAAGCTCAACCTTAAACAGCAGGCAGCAAACTCCTTACTCAATAGGCTAATGGGGAAGACAAGAGATTTTGATAGAAGCATTATTTATGGGTGTACATGTGAACCCCAAGGATTAGAGGGCTGTGGGTCGGTAGGGAAAGCAGTGTTTCTAGCACTTTCTATTGAAAAGGCTCAACTCAATATCCCTTAATAATAAGTCAGTTAGCTGGCCCTCAtcaatttcctctttcttcatacCCTTACACTGACAGttcaggttttttcttttcttttctttctttctttttttttttctctctctctctcttaacttTAGGAGTTATTTGTCCAAGAGGTATTTGTTGAGCATGTTGGGCTTTTTCCTAGGCACTGTGATGCCTTGTCACTAAACAAAGTCCCACCTTCATGGAGCTTCCCTTCTATTAATAGGGACAGAGAAGAAATCAATGTGTGTCGGATGATAAAATGATGtaggtaaacaaataaaaaccacaaaaaaacccTGTAGGTAATAAAAGATAAAGGAGATTGGAGCCAGTAGGGCAAGGCTGCTCTTTTATATGGACAAATTATAGATCTCATCCAAAAAGGACATTCATGCAGAGAAAGCCAGGCAGCTTGTAAGATGATGTCCCTACTAGAAGGCTGAGCAGGATATTCCAGGAACTACAATGCCATCACTGTGCCTGGttaggaggagagaagaggtgaGAGCTGAGAAACGGGAAGCTTCTTTGGGGCCACAGGAGCTTTTAAAGGATCACTGCACCTGGTAAAAGCAACCAGCTTCTTTCAATCCCTTAACAAACAAGGAAGAAATTAGGACAGATTATGTTACCACTTTTGAGGTCAGGACTGTTTCCTTCCACTGCAATGGAAACTTAAGAAACAACTATTTCCCAGGCAAGCATGCGGACAACCCACACAGGGCAGCAGTTCAACAGGATCATACCTCATGGCTGCGATGGCCCCGGAACTGTGGCCTATGATGACAGTCTTCTCATCACAGTGCAGCTCTGTCTCCATGAAGGGCAGCCAGATGCTCTCTCGAGCTGTAACTGTGGTCAGGGTAAAATAGTCTGGTACCTGGGGCAGTCTGTAAATCTGATGCTGTCCCACCTCTCTAAGTAAATAGCAGCTCACAGCTTTTAAATGGAGGCTGAAGTAAATGATGCTGAGTTAGCAGATTTGTCCTGTGAGTTAGTAGAGTTTCACTCTCCGCCCCTCCCTTCTATACCTACTATGTTCTTAAAAAAAGTTACATTACAACTGAAGTGAAGTCTCCCTCTCacccatttttcttttgtgagataGAGCCTCCTCACTGTGCAGCATAAGCTAGTGTGGGATTTGCTGTGTAGCCCACACCAGAACCCTCTTGCCTTGAGCTCCCAAGTGTCAGGATTAAAGGCATCATCACTGGCCTCAACTCTgatattttaatgtgaaaatgtAAACTTGGCAAATACCCAGCTGGAGGTACAGCTCAGGGGCAGAGCACTTGTCTAGGATGTGTGagatcctgggttcagtcccagcaccgagaaaaacaaaatgcacaaaagaaaCTCGACAACAggggtggagaaatggctcagtggttaagagcactgactgctcttctagatggtccttagttcaattcccagcaaccacatggtggctcacaaccatctgcaatggggtctgacgccttcttctggtgtgtctaaagacagcaatggtgtactcatacataaaataaataaatcttaaaaaaaaaagaaactcaacaaCATTCCAAAACCCATATATGATTTATATTACTTCTTTCCTGAACCAAGT contains:
- the Rbbp9 gene encoding serine hydrolase RBBP9, whose translation is MASPNKAVIVPGNGGGDVATHGWYGWVRKGLEQIPGFQCLAKNMPDPITARESIWLPFMETELHCDEKTVIIGHSSGAIAAMRYAETHQVYALVLVSAYTSDLGDENERASGYFSRPWQWEKIKANCPHIVQFGSTDDPFLPWKEQQEVADRLDAKLYKFTDRGHFQNTEFHELISVVKSMLKIPE